From the Dama dama isolate Ldn47 chromosome 24, ASM3311817v1, whole genome shotgun sequence genome, one window contains:
- the LSM3 gene encoding U6 snRNA-associated Sm-like protein LSm3 isoform X1, with protein MADDVDQQQTTNTVEEPLDLIRLSLDERIYVKMRNDRELRGRLHAYDQHLNMILGDVEETVTTIEIDEETYEEIYKEKKHSGDGSLCHKVNKTEHSDALCTGRWRCASCPAIESWLKQRIYPV; from the exons ATGGCGGACGACGTGGACCAG CAACAAACGACCAACACTGTGGAAGAGCCCCTGGATCTCATCCGGCTCAGCCTGGACGAGCGCATCTACGTGAAGATGAGAAATGACAGAGAGCTTCGAGGCAGGTTACAT GCTTATGATCAGCATTTAAATATGATATTGGGAGATGTGGAAGAAACTGTGACAACTATAGAAATTGATGAAGAAACATACGAAGAGATATATAAA GAAAAGAAACACTCAGGAGATGGTTCTTTGTGTCACAAAG TCAACAAAACGGAACATTCCGATGCTCTTTGTACGGGGAGATGGCGTTGTGCTAGTTGCCCCGCCATTGAGAGTTGGCTGAAACAGAGAATTTATCCTGTGTAG
- the LSM3 gene encoding U6 snRNA-associated Sm-like protein LSm3 isoform X2 yields the protein MADDVDQQQTTNTVEEPLDLIRLSLDERIYVKMRNDRELRGRLHAYDQHLNMILGDVEETVTTIEIDEETYEEIYKSTKRNIPMLFVRGDGVVLVAPPLRVG from the exons ATGGCGGACGACGTGGACCAG CAACAAACGACCAACACTGTGGAAGAGCCCCTGGATCTCATCCGGCTCAGCCTGGACGAGCGCATCTACGTGAAGATGAGAAATGACAGAGAGCTTCGAGGCAGGTTACAT GCTTATGATCAGCATTTAAATATGATATTGGGAGATGTGGAAGAAACTGTGACAACTATAGAAATTGATGAAGAAACATACGAAGAGATATATAAA TCAACAAAACGGAACATTCCGATGCTCTTTGTACGGGGAGATGGCGTTGTGCTAGTTGCCCCGCCATTGAGAGTTGGCTGA
- the XPC gene encoding DNA repair protein complementing XP-C cells, which yields MARKRAAGRRPRGKTAKGETKARREEEEADVSEDQKPLKKSPPTKVSRGKRKRGCRDAGGSADGPVRRKAAKVSVKSEEPQVIKDEALSDGEDFSDWPSTRRKGQPPERQAAADRGGCEGDAEGDAEEDSEEDWEEVEEVGEPMPGDVGEGAAFSASALPVKPVEIEIETPEQVKARERSEKIKMEFETYLRRMMKRFNKEVHEDTHKVHLLCLLANGFYRNSICNQPDLRAIGLSIIPMRFTKVPPRDADVLYLSNLVKWFIGTFTVNADLSTNEQDGLQTTLERRFAIYSAKDDEELVHIFLLLLRALHLPTRLVLSLQPVPLKLSAAKGKKPCKGRSTEAPGGSSEASSHAPGKPSGGSRGEDASSEGAGGARARGKGKAAAGRRPQGESPSSGEDTGKARGQRRETQRRAQARRRRAAARVSYKEESDSDAASSGSDFEPSSEDSCRPSDEDSEPGLPRPRRAPAPQRTKAGSKSRSKSQHGSRRPPPGFAEAAASAAGSKPKRGKKPSGDGGKAGGQGAAGVDQWLEVFSEREGKWVCVDCVHGVVGQPLTCYQYATKPVTYVVGIDGAGCVRDVTQRYDPAWLTATRKSRVDAAWWAETLRPYRSPLVDREQREEQEFQAKHLDQPLPTVIGTYKNHPLYALKRHLLKYEAIYPETAAVLGYCRGEAVYSRDCVHTLHSRDTWLKQARVVRLGEVPYKMVKGYSNRARRARQAEPQLRDYNDLGLFGRWQTEEYQPPVAVDGKVPRNEFGNVYLFLPSMMPVGCIQLHLPNLHRVARKLNIDCAQAVTGFDFHKGYCHPITDGYVVCEEYRDVLLTAWENEQALVEKKEKEKREKRALGNWKLLVKGLLIRERLKLRYGAQSEAAAPHTDTGGGLSSDEEEGTSSQAEAARILAASWPQNREAEEPKCPRRTRREKKGATAHLFPFEKL from the exons ATGGCTCGGAAACGCGCGGCTGGCCGGCGCCCCCGCGGCAAGACGGCCAAGGGCGAGACCAAAGCCCGgcgcgaggaggaggaggcgg ATGTCTCCGAGGATCAGAAACCGCTGAAGAAGAGCCCTCCCACAAAAGTTTCCcgaggaaagaggaagaggggCTGCCGTGATGCTGGGGGCTCAGCGGACGGTCCAGTGAGAAGGAAGGCGGCCAAGGTTTCAGTGAAATCTGAAGAGCCCCAGGTTATAAAGGACGAAGCCCTCAGCGATGGGGAAGATTTCAG TGACTGGCCGAGCACCCGCAGGAAGGGCCAGCCCCCAGAGAGACAGGCCGCTGCGGACAGAGGCGGCTGCGAAGGGGACGCCGAGGGGGACGCCGAGGAAGACAGCGAGGAGGACTGGGAAGAGGTGGAAG AAGTGGGTGAGCCCATGCCGGGTGACGTGGGGGAAGGCGCAGCCTTCTCGGCATCCGCCCTGCCCGTGAAGCCGGTGGAGATAGAGATCGAGACACCGGAGCAGGTGAAGGCCAGAGAAAGAAG CGAAAAGATCAAAATGGAGTTTGAGACGTATCTTCGGAGGATGATGAAACGTTTCAATAAGGAGGTCCACGAGGACACGCACAAG GTTCACCTGCTGTGTCTGCTGGCAAACGGCTTCTACCGAAACAGCATCTGCAACCAGCCAGACCTGCGAGCCATTGGCCTCTCCATCATCCCAATGCGCTTCACCAAAGTGCCACCCCGAGACGCGGACGTCCTCTACCTGTCCAACCTGGTGAAATG GTTCATCGGAACGTTTACAGTGAACGCGGACCTCTCCACCAATGAGCAGGATGGCTTGCAGACGACGCTAGAGCGGAGATTTGCTATTTACTCAGCAAAAGACGACGAGGAGCTGGTCCAC ATATTTTTGCTGCTTCTCCGGGCCCTGCATCTCCCTACCCGCCTCGTACTGTCTCTGCAGCCAGTTCCTCTGAAGTTATCAGCAGCGAAG GGGAAGAAACCTTGCAAGGGAAGATCTACAGAGGCGCCTGGGGGCTCCTCAGAAGCTTCCAGCCACGCTCCTGGAAAGCCCAGCGGAGGAAGCCGAGGAGAGGACGCGTCTTCTGAGGGCGCTGGTGGGGCACGTGCCAGAGGGAAGGGCAAGGCGGCCGCAGGCAGGAGGCCGCAGGGGGAGTCCCCGTCCAGCGGGGAGGACACGGGCAAGGCTCGGGGgcagaggcgggagacccagaggcgAGCACAGGCCCGGAGACGGCGGGCGGCCGCCAGGGTGTCTTACAAGGAGGAGAGCGATAGTGACGCGGCCAGCAGCGGCTCTGACTTTGAGCCGTCCAGCGAGGACAGCTGCCGCCCGTCCGACGAGGATTCCGAGCCCGGCCTGCCGAGGCCGCGGAGGGCCCCCGCCCCTCAGAGGACAAAGGCGGGGTCCAAGAGCAGGTCCAAGTCCCAGCACGGAAGCCGCCGTCCGCCCCCTGGCTTCGCAGAAGCAGCGGCGAGCGCTGCGGGCAGCAAGCCGAAGAGAGGCAAGAAGCCGTCGGGGGACGGCGGGAAGGCAGGCGGACAGGGAGCGGCCGGCGTGGACCAGTGGCTGGAGGTGTTCTCGGAGCGCGAGGGGAAGTGGGTGTGTGTGGACTGCGTGCACGGCGTGGTGGGCCAGCCCCTGACCTGCTACCAGTACGCCACCAAGCCCGTGACCTACGTCGTGGGCATCGACGGCGCCGGCTGCGTGCGCGACGTCACGCAGAGGTACGACCCCGCCTGGCTGACGGCGACCCGCAAGAGCCGCGTGGACGCAGCGTGGTGGGCGGAGACCCTGCGCCCCTACCGGAGCCCGCTGGTGGACCGGGAGCAGCGGGAGGAGCAGGAG TTTCAGGCGAAGCACCTGGACCAGCCTCTGCCCACCGTCATCGGCACGTATAAGAACCACCCTCTCTACGCCCTCAAGAGGCACCTCCTCAAGTATGAGGCCATCTACCCCGAGACGGCCGCCGTCCTCGGGTACTGCCGCGGGGAGGCCGTCTACTCCAG GGACTGCGTGCACACACTGCACTCCAGGGACACGTGGCTGAAGCAAGCGCGGGTGGTGCGGCTCGGAGAAGTGCCCTACAAG ATGGTGAAAGGCTACTCCAACCGGGCGCGGAGAGCCCGCCAGGCCGAGCCGCAGCTGCGCGACTACAACGACCTGGGGCTGTTTGGCAGATGGCAGACCGAGGAGTACCAGCCGCCAGTGGCCGTGGACGGGAAG GTGCCCCGGAACGAGTTTGGGAACGTGTACCTCTTCCTGCCCAGCATGATGCCTGTCGGCTGCATCCAGCTGCACCTGCCCAACCTGCACCGCGTGGCCCGGAAGCTGAACATCGACTGCGCGCAGGCCGTCACTGGCTTCGATTTCCATAAAGGCTACTGCCATCCCAT AACCGACGGCTACGTGGTCTGTGAGGAGTACAGAGACGTGCTCCTGACCGCCTGGGAGAACGAGCAGGCGCTTGTagaaaagaaggagaaggag AAGAGGGAGAAGCGGGCTCTGGGGAACTGGAAGCTGCTGGTCAAAGGGCTGCTGATCCGGGAGCGGCTGAAGCTTCGCTACGGGGCCCAG